The Setaria italica strain Yugu1 chromosome IX, Setaria_italica_v2.0, whole genome shotgun sequence genome has a window encoding:
- the LOC101771097 gene encoding 4-hydroxyphenylpyruvate dioxygenase-like, with protein sequence MGGFVFLAPPPPNYYDGVRRRAGDVLSEAQIRDCQELGVLLQIFTKPAGDRLMFFLEVIQGSGGGNPKGRVPAEGCRKSTRRAAAAGSARATSQSCPGVLRSMRSPCWKPNSRPRNP encoded by the exons atgggtggGTTCGTGTtcttggcgccgccgccacccaacTACTATGACGGTgtccggcgccgcgccggcgacgtgCTCTCGGAGGCGCAGATCAGGGACTGCCAGGAGCTGGGGGTGCTCCTCCAGATCTTCACCAAGCCAGCAGGGGACAG GTTAATGTTCTTCTTGGAGGTAATCCAAGGATCGGGTGGAGGTAATCCAAAGGGTCGGGTGCCTGCAGAAGGATGCCGCAAGAGTACCAGAAGAGCGGCTGCAGCGGGTTCGGCAAGGGCAACTTCTCAGAGCTGTCCAGGTGTGTTGAGGAGCATGAGAAGTCCCTGCTGGAAGCCAAACAGCAGGCCCAGGAATCCTTAG